Part of the Deinococcus detaillensis genome is shown below.
CCGTCCCAGCGGCTGACGCCCGACCTGTTTGGGCGGTACGGCACCACCTGAACGGGAATGCGTGCGTTCAGCAACACCTGCTCCACGACCTGACCGAGCCTCCTTCCGGTGCGGCTCCCCTGACCGTGCAGGCCGATCACGATCAGTTCTGAGCCCAGTTGATCGGCCACCTCCAGGATGGCCAGCGCGACCCCATG
Proteins encoded:
- a CDS encoding universal stress protein, whose translation is HGVALAILEVADQLGSELIVIGLHGQGSRTGRRLGQVVEQVLLNARIPVQVVPYRPNRSGVSRWDGVLAQTASLRIRATAETRLERRSAHGNASVTCREHVNQENREAKFWR